Below is a window of Chitinophaga flava DNA.
TCCCGGCGAATGTTAAAAGAGCCGTCGCGGTTGACAAACCGGCCTCCGTACCCATTAGGGTTGGTACCGAAGCCTGTATCGTCATTTAATTTTGAAAACGGGTTGATCCTTTTTAGGAGCGACATATAACAGATAGTTTGAACAACAAAGCTAAAAATATAATGTCATCCTCCCGCAGTCTTAATTACAGCTCCCATCTGTAGAACAAACAGGTCCTTCTATTGTTTCCAGTGCAGTGAGTGGTTGGGCTTTGCGCCATTCATCAAAAGCCTGGGTCAGGGCCTGTGTAAAGGCTTCCACTGGTTGAGCACCTGCTACGCCATATTTACGGTCCAGTACAAAAAAGGGGACGCCACGTGCACCCAGTTGCTGGGCTTCTCTTACATCGAGATTCACTTCTCCCGCAAAGTCATTAGAAGCCAGCATATCGGCCACCACCTTGGGGTTGATGCCTATCTCCTGCCCGATGGCTATTAATGTTTCGTGATTGCTGATATCTTTTCCTTCGGTGAAGTAGGCAATAAAAAGCCTTTCTTCTGCCGCATCACCCAGTTGCTGTATTTTAGCCAGCTGTATCAGCCGGTGGGCATCAAATGAGTTGGCAATAACTGCTTTATCGAAGTTGTAGGTAAGCCCTACTTCTTTAGCAGAAGCGGTCACCTGTTCATGCAGTTGCAGAGAACGTTCTATGGACATTCCTTTTGCTTCAGCCAGATGATCGTATACACTGGTGCCTGGCATAGACTTCAGATCAGGGTTGAGCTGAAAACTTTTCCATTCCACCTGTATTTTATCTTTCTCCGGAAATTTGTCCAATGCCGCTTCAAATTTGCGTTTACCGATATAACAAAACGGACACATGATGTCTGACCATATTTCTACTTTCATTTTTATCATCTTTCTTGTCAATAATGCTGGCAAAGTTAATATATTTGCTTTCCAAAAGTAAGCAGTTTCCCTAAGGTAAGTGCTTTACAAGAGGTAACCAGATAATATTAAAACAGAAAATAATATGGATACTATAGAGACAGCTACTTTAACAGTGCAGGAGAAATGTATGGGATCCGGCGAGCATAAAGACTGTCATGAAGTGATCATGCCCGTGAGAGACGCGCTGGACGTGATTAACGGCAAATGGAAGTTGCCTATCATCATTGCTATCTCTCGCGGGCATAAGCGGTTCCGGGACATTGAGCGGAATATACCAAAGATCACTTCCAAAGTATTGTCCAAGGAGTTAAAGGACCTGGAAGCGCACAAGCTGTTAAAACGCAGCGTATACGATAGTCAGCCGGTGACGGTAGAATATACACTGACACCATATGCCGCCACGCTTAATCCGGTGATAGAGGCTTTATACACCTGGGGTAGCCAGCATCGCAAGACCATCTTTGGTAGTCAGGACCAGGACTGATATTATTCTTCGATCTTCAGTACCACTTTACCTCTGCCAGGGCCGCCCAATTGGCTGTAATCCTGCGCCGCCGCCGCTTTGGACAGCGGTGCAAATACTTTTCTGATAGATGGCCTGATGAGGTCTTTGTCCAGCAATTTGGCTACTTCCTGCATGGCATGGAGGGTTTTGGTACCGCCCCATTCGGCACGGATACCGGCAGCAGTGGCTTTCTCCGGAGAAGGCGGTTGTACAAGGCATACAAGAATACCTCCGGGTTTTACGAGTTGATAGGAACGGTCCAGCGTATCGCCACCTACGGTATCAAGCAGCACGTCCACCTGATCCGTTTCTGTTTCAAAGGGGGTGGTTTTGTAGTCTATTACCTCGGAAGCACCGAGTGATTTTACAAATTCGAGATTTTCTCCGGAAGCAGTAGCAATAACATAAGCGCCGGCATGAAAGGCCAGCTGAACCGCAAAATGCCCTACTCCGCCAGCGCCGGCGTGTATGAACACCCGTTGTCCCTTGGTCAGCTTACCTACATCGAAAAGCGCGCCCCAGGCGGTTTTAGCGCCACCACAGGCAGCAGCTTCCTCAAACGAGAGATGAAAAGGTTTGGGGAAAAGCTGTGCTGATGGCGCCACTGCACAGGCTGTGTATGAACCATCTACTGCGCCATAAACGGCCTGCCCTACCTTTTTGTCGGTGACACCTTCGCCGAGAGCGACCACCACCCCTGATGCTTCTACACCGGGGATATAAGGTAATGGTCTTTGCATCATTCCTTCTCTGATTTTCCAGTCCACTGGATTTACGCCGCTGGCTACTATATCGATCAGCACTTCGCCCGGACCCGGCACCGGTGCTGGTATTTCTTCGAGTTTCAGCTGGTCTGATCCGCCATAAGCATGTACCCTGATAGCCTGTATGTGTATATCTTTCATAAGTTCCGTTTTTACCGCCTAAATGTAACAAAAAGCTGGCAGGATTGGATCAGTAAGGCTTTTCCGGGCTACAGGCCAAAAATATTAATTACCTTCGCCGTTCATATTTTAGTAGTAACATGACATTTGCAGATTTAAATCTGAACACCTCTCTTCGGAATGCACTCGACGAACTGGGCTTTAAGCAGCCTACTACCATACAACAGCGGGCATTTTCAGTCATCATGTCCGGCCAGGACGTATGCGGAATAGCACAGACCGGTACCGGTAAAACCTTTGCCTACCTGCTGCCTACTCTTCGTATGTTTAAGTTTTCCAAAGAGAAATATCCGCAGATACTGATCCTGGTACCTACCCGGGAACTGGTGGTACAGGTAGTGGAAGCCGTTCAAAAGCTGACCACCTATATGAGCGTGGAGGTATTGGGTATTTACGGCGGCGTGAACATGAACCCGCAGATGGAAGCCGTGCAAAACAAGGTAGACGTGCTGG
It encodes the following:
- a CDS encoding winged helix-turn-helix transcriptional regulator, with the protein product MDTIETATLTVQEKCMGSGEHKDCHEVIMPVRDALDVINGKWKLPIIIAISRGHKRFRDIERNIPKITSKVLSKELKDLEAHKLLKRSVYDSQPVTVEYTLTPYAATLNPVIEALYTWGSQHRKTIFGSQDQD
- a CDS encoding DsbA family oxidoreductase, coding for MKVEIWSDIMCPFCYIGKRKFEAALDKFPEKDKIQVEWKSFQLNPDLKSMPGTSVYDHLAEAKGMSIERSLQLHEQVTASAKEVGLTYNFDKAVIANSFDAHRLIQLAKIQQLGDAAEERLFIAYFTEGKDISNHETLIAIGQEIGINPKVVADMLASNDFAGEVNLDVREAQQLGARGVPFFVLDRKYGVAGAQPVEAFTQALTQAFDEWRKAQPLTALETIEGPVCSTDGSCN
- a CDS encoding NADP-dependent oxidoreductase — encoded protein: MKDIHIQAIRVHAYGGSDQLKLEEIPAPVPGPGEVLIDIVASGVNPVDWKIREGMMQRPLPYIPGVEASGVVVALGEGVTDKKVGQAVYGAVDGSYTACAVAPSAQLFPKPFHLSFEEAAACGGAKTAWGALFDVGKLTKGQRVFIHAGAGGVGHFAVQLAFHAGAYVIATASGENLEFVKSLGASEVIDYKTTPFETETDQVDVLLDTVGGDTLDRSYQLVKPGGILVCLVQPPSPEKATAAGIRAEWGGTKTLHAMQEVAKLLDKDLIRPSIRKVFAPLSKAAAAQDYSQLGGPGRGKVVLKIEE